One window from the genome of Diorhabda sublineata isolate icDioSubl1.1 chromosome 10, icDioSubl1.1, whole genome shotgun sequence encodes:
- the LOC130449861 gene encoding cadherin-23: MHLKLFKNFLRTFNGHFVKIKFKLVNTSRLCKLSNLVFILLLFTSVSFVQCNKPPKFLTDGQTEIVIRLREGAETPVGSLIYKIQGFDEDNDYIKFGVSRFPGSDVIRIENITPTEANIYLNKELDREIQDEYSLVLTVTDGHLGYGNYVTQGLLLLVEDVNDNTPVFKSYQPTITVPEDLKPSTITTLEASDADEGAYGQVIYFLETVDEDQDLFAINTVGERAVLRLIGSLDYERQTVHQLKVLAVDRAKEGRVNTGTAAILIKVEDVEDQPPEFVRITPFVKVEENSPIGTSVSRVVAVDGDRGVNNSIEYYLHSNGLNKMSDFFSIERSTGVIFTTGILDREALPGESGTYILQITAKEIGSSIIPVPITITEMTVMITDVNDEKPTFKNSYYKCEIAENSPINTPLTFLGNASPEVYDYDQGVNGTFYLYVKSDVDAFDVTPSKVVNEATFMIRVKNSSLLDYENSKRFNLTLGAKEIMKRNPKYSEVAVIVNLLDRNDNYPEFSKSVYEVSVPENCEIGTTVAWIQAFDDDSGKFGTKGIRYTNLAGSIDHMLNLHPTTGVITVKIEGGPNWDREKISRHYLTVEARDDMGFGNRNSVQLIINIEDVNDNAPLFTQSKYEARLMENKLEFEQNLKVEALDADLNGTKNSEIEYELLGELASNFTIDRTTGVIEVKYPIDFESIQDSSSKSVCIIFLSVRARDLGTPSLFSQVPLSIYVEDVNDHVPIFENEYYNKSIVETSPSGTSIIQVKAQDFDGSSPNNQVVYRIQTGASDKFTIDAETGVIRVARGASLDPDLTQPRKTFYSLKVLAIDGAPGDKQLQNTADVNINIIDVNNKAPVISNLEPISIHENLQVGKVIANITASDPDINARLVYKIDEKSCLAKNEKGSLLKYDDYDCAGSFNLDLYTGILSIAKLLDREIVEQFQLGVTVEDINTETGQQIAFGSIQISIEDVNDNVPKFRKSFYKFIVTENSKHGTPIGAVAADDVDKNRTITYLLEGPRNLVNLFHLNTADGDMVVANKIDHEVYEWINLTVKATDSGFPPRSSRVELFIQILDENDNSPSFSPEPSTLIIPEDIHVGTEITKVEATDADSGEYAKITYLLDRLSSQGKFSLDSETGVLRVSEKLDREEKPTYLLIIEGWDNYQYGFNSGESRNAFKQINITIKDVNDNIPVLHVPEYCINITEFHEPGQPITRLHASDADDPDTGNGQVIIDIVDGNLHNLFELQTISEWSVDIRTTTSLRGRHGNYTLVLKAQDMGIPSLSVEEAVRICVTDYNDHPPVFISPPPNSTLKVPENATVGSALIQILATDEDIGSNGAVRYKLKTDPAGHWKFFELQPISGILELRLPFDRKKQKIYDIRIEAYDLGVPTPLSSELDLTVYVSDINNYQPQFMIDEYHVNFTENVSPEVEIRKLPDTVDRDEFEYDGPSRPVCYYIIGGNEDKMFHINPIDHTLMLTRKLDREEKDTYILLIKATEECNKSPKNQSFFDSDDDTQLKVVVKVLDVNDNAPRFIHRVFTGGVSTATSFGTKFMFVKAEDADEGSNSKISYYLVGNTQMTLTEGLDNLERAPFLVEKETGAIQLNFDPQRGMKGYFDFMVLANDTGGLLDTARVFIYLLREDQRVRFVLRQNPPEIRNRIETFREILGNVTGAIVNIDEFRIHANLDGSIDKTRTDLYLHLVDRKDNSILEVDEVLKLVDQNTEKLDSLFKDFNVLDTQPGGTLALKSQLQNANTTFWLSVSCLFLTLLLLLCLALCINQRQIYHRKLKAATATAFVSADSELEGRVLGGILSGRVPNTNKHSLEGSNPIWLKAYENEWFKNIDDISQSEHDSLDENVICYEDSLPTTDQIQDTQERHQNLYQTLPVPASRKLETTEL, translated from the exons ATGCacctcaaattattcaaaaacttcTTAAGGACTTTCAACGggcattttgtgaaaataaaattcaaattggtGAATACGTCGCGTTTGTGTAAATTATctaatttagtatttattttgttgttatttacTAGTGTAAGTTTTGTACAATGCAATAAACCACCTAAGTTTTTAACAGACGGCCAAACTGAAATTGTTATAAGACTGAGGGAAGGAGCCGAAACACCTGTAG gttcattaatttataaaatacaagGTTTTGATGAAGAcaatgattatataaaatttggagTTAGCCGATTTCCAGGAAGCGATGTAATTCGTATAGAAAATATAACACCTACTGAAGCTAACATATACTTAAATAAAGAACTTGATAGAGAA ATTCAAGATGAATATTCTCTAGTACTAACTGTTACGGATGGACATCTTGGTTACGGTAATTATGTAACCCAAGGGCTACTATTATTGGTAGAAGATGTTAACGACAATACACCAGTTTTTAAGAGTTACCAACCAACGATCACAGTACCTGAAGACCTCAAACCCAGTACAATCACAACTCTAGAAGCTAGTGACGCCGATGAAGGTGCTTACGGACAAGTTATCTATTTTTTGGAAACCGTAGATGAAGATCAAGACTTATTCGCCATCAACACTGTAGGTGAAAGAGCTGTTCTACGTTTGATAG gTTCACTGGATTATGAGAGACAAACCGTACATCAACTCAAAGTATTGGCAGTTGATAGAGCAAAAGAAGGAAGAGTGAACACTGGCACTGCGGCTATTCTGATTAAAGTTGAGGATGTTGAAGATCAACCACCTGAATTTGTTAGAATAACGCCTTTCGTTAAAGTAGAAGAGAACAGCCCAATTGGAACATCAGTTTCTAGAG TGGTAGCTGTCGACGGAGACCGTGGGGTTAACAATTCAATCGAATACTATTTACATTCAAACGGTTTGAATAAAATGAgcgattttttttctattgaaagaaGTACAGGCGTAATTTTTACAACAGGTATTTTGGATCGCGAAGCTCTACCTGGGGAATCTGGAACATACATTTTACAAATCACA GCAAAAGAAATCGGTAGCAGCATAATTCCTGTCCCAATTACTATTACTGAAATGACTGTAATGATAACAGATGTAAACGATGAAAAACcaacatttaaaaatagttattacaaATGCGAAATAGCCGAAAATTCGCCAATAAATACGCCGTTAACTTTTTTGGGAAACGCTTCACCCGAAGTTTATGATTACGATCAG gGAGTTAAtggaacattttatttatacgtgAAAAGTGATGTCGATGCGTTTGATGTAACTCCTAGTAAAGTCGTGAATGAAGCTACTTTTATGATTAGAGTAAAGAATAGCAGTTTGCTCGATTATGAAAATTCCAAGAGGTTCAACTTAACATTAGGCGCCAAGGAAATAATGAAACGCAACCCGAAATACAGCGAGGTTGCCGTTATAGTCAATTTGTTGGATAGGAATGATAATTACCCGGAATTTTCGAAAAGTGTTTATGAAGTTTCGGTACCAGAAAATTGCGAAATCGGTACTACTGTAGCTTGGATACAAGCTTTCGACGATGATTCCGGCAAATTCGGAACCAAAGGAATCAGATACACTAACCTAGCTGGAAGTATAGATCATAT GTTGAATCTGCATCCAACCACAGGCGTAATAACTGTAAAAATAGAAGGAGGTCCGAATTGGGATAGAGAGAAGATCTCCAGACATTATCTAACAGTAGAAGCTAGAGATGATATGGGTTTTGGAAATCGAAATTCCGtccaattgataataaatatcgAAGACGTCAATGATAATGCCCCTCTTTTTACTCAAAGTAAATATGAGGCTCGTTTGATGGAGAATAAActagaatttgaacaaaatttgaaagttgAAGCCCTAGATGCAGATTTAAATG GTACCAAAAACAGTGAGATCGAGTACGAACTTCTGGGTGAATTGGCTAGCAATTTCACAATAGACCGAACCACCGGTGTAATCGAAGTAAAGTATCCAATAGATTTTGAAAGTATACAGGATTCATCTTCAAAAAGCGTTTGTATAATATTCCTCAGTGTACGAGCTAGAGATTTGGGTACGCCGAGTCTATTTAGTCAGGTACCGCTTTCGATTTATGTCGAAGATGTCAACGATCACGTACCCATATTTGAAAACGagtattataataaatcgattgtTGAAACTTCACCAAGCGGGACTTCGATCATTCAG gtaaaaGCGCAAGATTTTGACGGTTCTTCTCCAAACAATCAAGTCGTTTATCGAATTCAAACAGGAGCGTCTGATAAATTCACAATAGATGCTGAAACTGGTGTAATCAGAGTTGCAAGAGGCGCTTCTTTGGATCCCGATTTAACTCAACCACGTAAAACGTTTTATTCTTTGAAAGTACTCGCAATAGATGGCGCACCTGGTGATAAACAGTTACAAAATACCGCCGATGTTAACATCAATATTATCGACGTCAATAATAAAGCACCTGTTATATCGAATCTTGAACCAATTTCGATTCATGAAAATTTACAG GTGGGAAAAGTAATTGCGAATATAACAGCCTCTGATCCGGATATTAATGCTAGACTTGTTTACAAAATTGACGAGAAATCTTGTTTGGCTAAAAACGAAAAAGGAAGTTTGTTGAAATACGACGATTATGATTGCGCCGGATCTTTCAATTTAGATTTGTATACCGGTATACTATCCATAGCAAAATTATTGGATAGAGAAATTGTTGAACAATTCCAGCTAGGAGTTACAGTCGAAGATATTAACACGGAAACTGGACAACAAATAGCGTTTG GCTCGATACAAATTAGTATTGAAGACGTCAATGACAATGTGCCCAAATTCagaaaatctttttataaattcattgttACGGAAAATAGTAAACATGGTACACCGATTGGAGCAGTCGCTGCCGACGATGTTGATAAAAATCGTACGATCACTTATCTATTAGAAGGACCTCGGAATTTGGTTAATTTATTTCATCTAAATACAGCCGACGGAGATATGGTCGTAGCAAATAAAATCGATCACGAGGTTTATGAATGGATCAATTTAACG GTTAAAGCTACCGATAGTGGATTTCCTCCTCGTTCGAGTAGAGTCGAACTGTTTATACAAATTTTAGACGAAAACGACAACAGTCCTTCTTTTTCACCGGAACCTTCAACTCTTATTATTCCCGAAGATATCCACGTTGGTACGGAAATAACGAAAGTCGAGGCCACTGATGCGGATTCCGGTGAATACGCTAAGATAACTTATCTGTTGGACAGATTATCCTCACAGGGAAAATTCAGTTTAGATAGTGAAACGGGTGTTTTAAGAGTGTCGGAAAAATTGGATAGAGAGGAGAAACCTACTTATCTATTGATAATAGAAGGTTGGGATAATTATCAATATGGTTTTAATAGTGGAGAAAGTAGAAATGCTTTTAAACAAATCAA TATTACTATAAAAGATGTCAACGATAACATCCCTGTATTACACGTACCGGAATATTGCATCAATATAACTGAATTCCATGAGCCCGGACAACCGATCACAAGACTTCATGCCTCGGATGCAGATGATCCTGATACCGGAAATGGACAg GTGATTATTGACATCGTCGATGGAAATCTACATAATCTTTTCGAATTGCAAACAATCAGCGAATGGTCGGTGGATATAAGAACGACTACTTCTTTGCGAGGAAGACACGGAAATTATACCCTTGTCTTGAAAGCGCAAGATATGGGAATACCTAGTCTTTCAGTTGAAGAAGCAGTGCGTATATGTGTTACCGATTATAATGATCATCCGCCGGTGTTTATCAGTCCTCCGCCAAATTCCACTTTAAAAGTGCCAGAG AATGCAACTGTTGGTAGTGCACTGATACAAATATTAGCAACCGATGAAGACATCGGATCGAATGGTGCCGttagatataaattaaaaaccgACCCGGCTGGTCACtggaaatttttcgaattacAACCGATTTCTGGTATATTGGAACTTAGATTACCGTTCGAtaggaaaaaacaaaaaatttatgac atCAGGATAGAAGCTTATGATTTGGGAGTTCCGACGCCGTTAAGCTCCGAGTTAGATTTAACAGTGTACGTCAGcgatataaataattatcaacctCAATTTATGATAGATGAATACCATGTTAACTTCACAG aaaatgtatCGCCAGAAGTAGAAATCAGGAAATTGCCAGATACTGTGGACAGAGATGAATTTGAATACGACGGACCATCAAGACCGGTTTGTTATTACATAATTGGTGGGAACGAAGACAAAATGTTTCATATTAATCCAATAGATCACACCCTGATG CTGACAAGGAAATTGGATAGAGAAGAAAAAGATAcgtatattttattgataaaagcAACAGAAGAATGCAACAAAAGTCCGAAGAATCAAAGTTTTTTCGACTCCGATGATGATACGCAGCTTAAAGTTGTTGTCAAAGTTTTGGACGTAAACGATAATGCACCTAGATTTATTCACAGAGTTTTCACTGGTGGAGTCAGTACTGCTACAAGTTTCGGAACGAAATTCAT GTTCGTTAAGGCAGAAGATGCAGACGAAGGTAGTAATagtaaaatttcttattatttggtGGGAAATACGCAAATGACATTAACTGAGGGATTGGATAATTTGGAGAGAGCTCCGTTTTTGGTCGAGAAGGAAACGGGAGCGATACAATTAAACTTCGATCCTCAAAGAGGAATGAAAGGATATTTCGATTTTATG gtaCTGGCGAATGATACTGGAGGTTTACTAGACACTGCGcgcgtttttatttatttattaagagAAGATCAAAGAGTACGTTTCGTACTTCGCCAAAATCCTCCAGAAATAAGAAACCGCATCGAAACATTCAGAGA GATTTTGGGCAACGTTACCGGAGCAATAGTAAACATAGACGAATTTCGAATACACGCGAACCTCGACGGTAGCATAGATAAAACCAGAACCGATCTGTATCTGCATCTGGTAGATAGAAAAGATAATTCTATATTAGAAGTAGACGAAGTTTTGAAATTGGTAGATCAAAATACGGAAAAATTGGATAGTCTCTTCAAAGATTTCAACGTATTAGATACCCAACCGGGTGGTACACTGGCACTAAAATCTCAACTACAAAACGCTAATACTACGTTCTGGTTATCGGTTTCTTGTCTATTTTTGACACTTCTACTGTTGCTTTGCTTGGCCTTGTGCATCAATCAAAGACAAATATACCATAGGAAATTGAAGGCTGCTACAGCTACTGCTTTTG TGAGTGCCGATTCCGAACTCGAAGGACGTGTACTGGGCGGCATCCTTAGCGGAAGAGTTCCCAACACCAATAAACATAGTTTAGAAGGAAGCAATCCAATTTGGTTGAAAGCTTACGAAAATGAATGGTTTAAAAACATTGACGACATAAG tCAATCGGAACATGATTCACTAGATGAAAATGTCATCTGTTATGAAGACTCACTACCAACAACCGATCAAATACAAGATACCCAAGAGAGACATCAAAACCTTTATCAAACATTACCGGTGCCTGCTTCTAGAAAATTAGAAACAACTGAGTTatga